The following are encoded in a window of Streptomyces sp. SAT1 genomic DNA:
- a CDS encoding Gfo/Idh/MocA family protein, with amino-acid sequence MGRHHARVLAGLEGVEFVGAVDPMGDKHGAAHGAPVLSTVQELIDLGVDYAVVACPTGLHEEVGLALAEAGVCALVEKPVADTVAGARRLVEAFESRGLVAGVGHIERCNPALRSLRARLEAGELGDVYQVVTRRQGPFPHRIADVGVVKDLATHDIDLTGWVTGSPYVSITAHTVSKSGREHEDMVSAVGRLEDGTMVNHLVNWLSPLKERFTSVTGERGCFIADTLTADLTFHSNAAVTTEWEALQAFRGVSEGDMIRYAIQKREPLLVEHELFRDAVLGKPADICTLRQGMRTVEVAAAVLESATQNRSVSLQPEDLASHA; translated from the coding sequence ATGGGGCGCCACCACGCCCGCGTCCTGGCCGGCCTCGAAGGCGTCGAGTTCGTCGGCGCCGTCGACCCGATGGGCGACAAGCACGGCGCCGCGCACGGCGCGCCCGTGCTGAGCACCGTCCAGGAACTGATCGACCTGGGCGTCGACTACGCCGTCGTGGCGTGCCCCACCGGGCTGCACGAGGAGGTCGGCCTGGCGCTCGCCGAGGCCGGTGTCTGCGCGCTGGTGGAGAAGCCGGTCGCCGACACCGTGGCGGGGGCGCGGCGCCTGGTCGAGGCGTTCGAGTCGCGCGGCCTGGTGGCCGGAGTCGGCCACATCGAGCGGTGCAACCCGGCGCTGCGTTCGCTGCGGGCCCGTCTGGAGGCCGGTGAGCTGGGCGACGTCTACCAGGTCGTGACGCGGCGTCAGGGCCCCTTCCCGCACCGCATAGCCGATGTCGGCGTGGTCAAGGACCTGGCGACGCACGACATCGACCTCACCGGCTGGGTGACGGGCAGCCCGTACGTCTCCATCACCGCGCACACCGTCTCCAAGAGCGGCCGCGAGCACGAGGACATGGTCTCCGCGGTCGGCCGCCTCGAGGACGGCACCATGGTGAACCACCTGGTCAACTGGCTGAGCCCGCTCAAGGAGCGCTTCACCTCGGTCACCGGCGAGCGCGGCTGCTTCATCGCGGACACCCTCACCGCCGACCTGACGTTCCACTCCAACGCCGCGGTGACGACCGAGTGGGAGGCCCTCCAGGCCTTCCGCGGCGTCTCCGAGGGCGACATGATCCGGTACGCCATCCAGAAGCGCGAGCCGCTCCTCGTGGAGCACGAACTGTTCCGCGACGCGGTGCTCGGCAAGCCCGCGGACATCTGCACCCTGCGCCAGGGCATGCGGACGGTGGAGGTGGCGGCGGCGGTGCTGGAGTCGGCCACGCAGAACCGGAGCGTCTCCCTTCAGCCGGAGGACCTGGCATCCCATGCCTGA
- a CDS encoding DegT/DnrJ/EryC1/StrS family aminotransferase, which yields MSDTHELIPAAKPVIGEDEIEAAVRVLRSGRVVQGPEVAAFEAEFSDLVEGRHCVAVNSGTSALHLALLALGLGPGDEVIVPSFSFAASANAVRLVGADVVFADIEADTFCLDPAAVEAALTPRTAAIMPVHLYGHPAAMDRIMAIAEKHGLAVVEDACQAHAAALHGTPVGAFGAAGTFSFYPTKNMHALEGGLVSTADAELARTLRLLRNQGMEQRYANEIVGANMRMTDVAAAIGRVQRAKLDGWTEQRIANASYLTEHITAPNVVTPKVAEGARHVYHQYTVRVRGDRDAAMARLTEAGIGNAVYYPTPIHRLKPYWEPDQKAGRTWDLPETERAAAEVVSLPVHPALAQADLERIVSAVNALGEQQ from the coding sequence GTGAGCGACACCCATGAGTTGATACCGGCCGCCAAACCCGTCATCGGGGAGGACGAGATCGAGGCGGCGGTGCGCGTGCTGCGCAGCGGCCGGGTCGTCCAGGGCCCGGAGGTGGCCGCGTTCGAGGCGGAGTTCTCGGACCTGGTGGAGGGGCGGCACTGCGTCGCGGTCAACTCCGGCACCTCCGCGCTGCACCTCGCGCTGCTCGCCCTCGGGCTCGGCCCGGGGGACGAGGTGATCGTCCCGTCCTTCTCCTTCGCGGCCTCGGCCAACGCCGTGCGCCTGGTCGGCGCCGACGTGGTCTTCGCCGACATCGAGGCGGACACCTTCTGCCTGGACCCCGCGGCCGTCGAGGCGGCCCTCACGCCGCGCACCGCCGCGATCATGCCGGTCCACCTGTACGGCCACCCCGCGGCGATGGACCGGATCATGGCCATCGCCGAGAAGCACGGCCTGGCCGTGGTCGAGGACGCCTGCCAGGCGCACGCGGCCGCGCTGCACGGCACGCCGGTCGGTGCCTTCGGCGCCGCGGGCACGTTCAGCTTCTACCCCACCAAGAACATGCACGCCCTCGAGGGCGGCCTGGTCAGCACCGCCGACGCGGAGCTGGCCCGCACCCTGCGCCTGCTGCGCAACCAGGGCATGGAGCAGCGCTACGCCAACGAGATCGTCGGCGCCAACATGCGCATGACCGACGTGGCCGCCGCGATCGGGCGGGTCCAGCGCGCCAAGCTGGACGGCTGGACCGAGCAGCGCATCGCCAACGCCTCCTACCTCACCGAGCACATCACCGCGCCGAACGTGGTCACGCCGAAGGTCGCCGAGGGCGCCCGGCACGTGTACCACCAGTACACCGTCCGGGTCCGGGGCGACCGGGACGCCGCGATGGCCCGCCTGACCGAGGCCGGCATCGGCAACGCCGTGTACTACCCGACGCCGATCCACCGGCTCAAGCCGTACTGGGAGCCGGACCAGAAGGCCGGCCGCACCTGGGACCTGCCGGAGACCGAGCGCGCCGCCGCCGAGGTCGTGTCGCTGCCCGTCCACCCGGCCCTGGCCCAGGCGGACCTGGAGCGCATCGTGTCCGCCGTGAACGCGCTGGGAGAGCAGCAGTGA
- a CDS encoding Rne/Rng family ribonuclease: protein MLEPTEPTQGSEELNTPSDTLPPRRRRRAASRPAGPPGAAEAPAEVTAPAVSPASAEDVGAAGNTAAGTPAAEEPAAPARRTRRRASAPTGTPKATEAPAAETVVPATAAEETQAVDETSAGTVESGEAAAPRRTRRRATRSVSAPTGAADEAAESGAVSGTEEPAAPAEAAAETAAPARRTRRRASAAAGAPQPAETAAPAEEPAAVEAAEEPAAPRARRRATRKVSAPAAEAAVETAAEAPVAEESAPAAEVAEEPAAPRARRRATRKGAASAAEVSEPAAAAPAAEPAPAAEESAPRRGRRRVERRAATGFSEPAARSGAGDDAPSKPARPAVAVFQPPVFAEPKFQFQTPQRAAAEAAAEAAHDEEPDGTETPVAEPAARTEPAEQPGARRRRRRRGAADEEPEARTAEDAVEAPAEPADDEAESAKGAESAESAEEADLTDGDDGDDGEESGSRRRRRRGGRRRRRGEAAEHGDEEPEESGELAAAQAAQDAEDTAEQVEEDAEDASEESDEGEEHAGGGNSSSRRRRRRRRRAGDGAQDGEPSADDPERTVVKVREPRGKKDERPGGGSDEVQSIKGSTRLEAKKQRRREGREQGRRRVPIITEAEFLARREAVERVMVVRQNGDRTQIGVLEDDVLVEHYVNKEQAVSYVGNVYLGKVQNVLPSMEAAFIDIGKGRNAVLYAGEVNFEALGMGNGPRRIESALKSGQSVLVQVTKDPIGHKGARLTSQVSLPGRYLVYVPEGSMTGISRKLPDTERARLKTILKKIVPDDAGVIVRTAAEGASEEELRRDVERLQGQWEDIRKKAKNGNSSAPTLLYGEPDMTVRVVRDIFNEDFSKVVVSGDEAWETIHGYVAHVAPDLAPRLSRWTSEVDVFATYRIDEQLAKALDRKVWLPSGGSLVIDRTEAMVVVDVNTGKFTGQGGNLEETVTRNNLEAAEEIVRQLRLRDLGGIIVIDFIDMVLESNRDLVLRRLLECLGRDRTKHQVAEVTSLGLVQMTRKRVGQGLLESFSETCVHCNGRGVIVHMEQPTAAGGGGKRRKRARAGAEQPHEHEHETAAVQAAVPTAEEEAEAEADVVVEAQAEPVEVPAFELSPDEELYSSVAEAEAAASRGRGRRRASRRASAPAGAPKAAADGAAPAAPEVPTAQQVTAEQEAGRPVRPEPAEAAQAEPVAAEDPVVPAAGPEAPVAEEAAPKGRTRRRATRRASAPAGSPAGAEAAVVTVAETAPEPQPVPAEEAAPAVAPAEAEAPAEEAAPARPRRRAVRKATAPTASEEAAVVVVPSGQAGAEEPAAAAESEAAEEAPAKKTVRKAAKKATAKKAATKKTAAKKTVAKKATAKKATKTAKTAGAAKKSAAKKTAASPASAAADES, encoded by the coding sequence ATGCTCGAACCGACCGAGCCCACCCAGGGTTCCGAAGAACTGAACACCCCCAGCGACACGCTGCCGCCGCGCCGTCGGCGCCGCGCCGCGTCGCGTCCGGCGGGCCCGCCCGGTGCCGCCGAGGCACCGGCCGAGGTCACCGCTCCGGCTGTATCGCCTGCGTCCGCCGAGGACGTCGGGGCCGCCGGGAACACGGCCGCCGGGACTCCGGCCGCCGAGGAGCCCGCCGCTCCCGCGCGCCGCACCCGCCGTCGGGCCTCCGCGCCCACCGGGACACCGAAGGCCACCGAGGCCCCGGCCGCCGAGACCGTCGTCCCGGCGACCGCCGCCGAGGAGACCCAGGCGGTGGACGAGACGTCCGCCGGGACCGTCGAGAGCGGCGAGGCCGCCGCTCCGCGCCGTACCCGCCGCCGCGCCACGCGCAGCGTGTCCGCGCCCACCGGTGCCGCCGACGAGGCCGCCGAGAGCGGTGCCGTGAGCGGTACGGAGGAGCCGGCCGCGCCCGCGGAGGCCGCCGCCGAGACCGCCGCGCCCGCCCGCCGGACCCGCCGCCGCGCGTCCGCCGCCGCCGGTGCGCCGCAGCCCGCCGAGACCGCCGCGCCGGCCGAGGAGCCCGCCGCCGTCGAGGCCGCCGAGGAGCCCGCCGCGCCGCGTGCCCGTCGCCGTGCCACGCGCAAGGTGTCGGCGCCCGCTGCCGAGGCCGCCGTGGAGACGGCGGCCGAGGCGCCGGTCGCGGAGGAGTCCGCTCCCGCCGCAGAGGTTGCCGAAGAGCCCGCCGCGCCGCGTGCCCGCCGCCGGGCCACCCGCAAGGGCGCGGCGTCCGCCGCCGAGGTGAGCGAGCCCGCCGCCGCGGCTCCCGCCGCCGAGCCCGCGCCCGCCGCCGAGGAGTCCGCGCCGCGTCGCGGCCGCCGCCGGGTGGAGCGGCGCGCCGCGACCGGGTTCTCCGAGCCCGCCGCGCGCTCCGGCGCCGGGGACGACGCGCCGAGCAAGCCCGCGCGGCCCGCCGTCGCCGTCTTCCAGCCGCCGGTCTTCGCCGAGCCGAAGTTCCAGTTCCAGACCCCGCAGCGGGCCGCCGCCGAGGCGGCCGCCGAGGCCGCGCACGACGAGGAGCCCGACGGGACCGAGACCCCCGTGGCGGAGCCGGCCGCGCGGACCGAGCCGGCCGAGCAGCCCGGGGCGCGGCGCCGCCGCCGTCGCCGGGGCGCCGCCGACGAGGAGCCCGAGGCCCGTACCGCCGAGGACGCCGTCGAGGCGCCCGCCGAGCCCGCCGACGACGAGGCGGAGTCCGCCAAGGGCGCCGAGTCCGCCGAGTCCGCGGAGGAAGCGGATCTCACGGACGGCGACGACGGCGACGACGGTGAGGAGTCCGGTTCCCGCCGGCGCCGCCGCCGCGGTGGCCGCCGCCGGCGCCGCGGCGAGGCCGCCGAGCACGGTGACGAGGAGCCGGAGGAGAGCGGTGAGCTCGCCGCCGCGCAGGCCGCGCAGGACGCCGAGGACACCGCCGAGCAGGTCGAGGAGGACGCCGAGGACGCGTCCGAGGAGAGCGACGAGGGCGAGGAGCACGCGGGCGGCGGCAACAGCAGCAGCCGCCGCCGTCGCCGCAGGCGTCGCCGGGCCGGGGACGGCGCCCAGGACGGCGAGCCGTCCGCCGACGACCCCGAGCGCACCGTCGTCAAGGTCCGCGAGCCGCGCGGCAAGAAGGACGAGCGGCCCGGCGGCGGCAGCGACGAGGTCCAGTCCATCAAGGGCTCGACCCGCCTGGAGGCGAAGAAGCAGCGCCGCCGCGAGGGCCGCGAGCAGGGCCGCCGCCGCGTCCCGATCATCACCGAGGCCGAGTTCCTGGCCCGCCGCGAGGCCGTCGAGCGCGTGATGGTGGTCCGGCAGAACGGCGACCGCACGCAGATCGGCGTCCTTGAGGACGATGTGCTCGTCGAGCACTACGTCAACAAGGAGCAGGCCGTCTCGTACGTCGGCAACGTCTACCTCGGCAAGGTGCAGAACGTCCTGCCGTCGATGGAGGCCGCCTTCATCGACATCGGCAAGGGCCGCAACGCCGTGCTGTACGCGGGCGAGGTCAACTTCGAGGCGCTCGGCATGGGCAACGGGCCGCGCCGCATCGAGTCCGCCCTGAAGTCCGGGCAGTCCGTCCTCGTCCAGGTCACCAAGGACCCGATCGGACACAAGGGCGCCCGCCTGACCAGCCAGGTCTCTCTGCCGGGCCGCTACCTCGTGTACGTCCCCGAGGGCTCGATGACCGGCATCAGCCGCAAGCTGCCCGACACCGAGCGGGCCCGGCTGAAGACCATCCTCAAGAAGATCGTCCCCGACGACGCGGGCGTCATCGTGCGCACCGCCGCCGAGGGCGCGAGCGAGGAGGAGCTGCGCCGCGACGTCGAGCGGCTCCAGGGGCAGTGGGAGGACATCCGCAAGAAGGCGAAGAACGGCAACTCCAGCGCGCCGACCCTGCTGTACGGCGAGCCGGACATGACCGTCCGCGTGGTGCGCGACATCTTCAACGAGGACTTCTCCAAGGTCGTCGTCAGCGGTGACGAGGCGTGGGAGACCATCCACGGCTATGTCGCGCACGTCGCCCCGGACCTCGCCCCGCGCCTGTCGCGCTGGACGAGCGAGGTCGACGTCTTCGCCACGTACCGGATCGACGAGCAGCTCGCCAAGGCGCTGGACCGCAAGGTCTGGCTGCCCAGCGGCGGTTCGCTGGTGATCGACCGGACCGAGGCGATGGTCGTCGTCGACGTCAACACCGGCAAGTTCACCGGCCAGGGCGGCAACCTGGAGGAGACGGTCACCAGGAACAACCTGGAGGCGGCCGAGGAGATCGTGCGCCAGCTCAGGCTGCGCGACCTCGGCGGCATCATCGTGATCGACTTCATCGACATGGTCCTGGAGTCCAACCGCGACCTGGTGCTGCGCCGCCTGCTGGAGTGCCTGGGCCGCGACCGCACCAAGCACCAGGTGGCCGAGGTGACCTCGCTGGGCCTGGTGCAGATGACCCGCAAGCGGGTGGGCCAGGGCCTGCTGGAGTCCTTCTCCGAGACCTGCGTCCACTGCAACGGCCGCGGTGTCATCGTGCACATGGAGCAGCCCACGGCCGCCGGGGGCGGCGGCAAGCGCCGCAAGCGCGCCCGCGCCGGTGCCGAGCAGCCGCACGAGCACGAGCACGAGACCGCGGCGGTCCAGGCCGCCGTGCCCACCGCCGAGGAGGAGGCGGAGGCCGAGGCCGACGTCGTCGTCGAGGCGCAGGCCGAGCCGGTCGAGGTGCCCGCGTTCGAGCTGTCCCCGGACGAGGAGCTGTACAGCTCCGTCGCCGAGGCGGAGGCCGCCGCGTCCCGTGGCCGCGGCCGGCGCCGGGCGAGCCGGCGGGCGTCCGCCCCGGCGGGCGCGCCGAAGGCGGCGGCGGACGGCGCGGCCCCGGCCGCTCCCGAGGTGCCGACCGCTCAGCAGGTGACCGCGGAGCAGGAGGCCGGGCGCCCGGTGCGTCCGGAGCCCGCCGAGGCGGCGCAGGCCGAGCCGGTGGCCGCCGAGGACCCGGTCGTCCCGGCCGCCGGGCCGGAGGCGCCGGTGGCCGAGGAGGCCGCGCCGAAGGGCCGTACCCGCCGCCGCGCGACCCGCAGGGCGTCGGCTCCGGCCGGTTCCCCGGCGGGAGCCGAGGCGGCCGTGGTGACGGTCGCGGAGACCGCGCCCGAGCCGCAGCCGGTCCCGGCCGAGGAGGCCGCCCCGGCGGTCGCTCCGGCCGAGGCCGAGGCGCCCGCGGAAGAGGCGGCTCCGGCCCGTCCGCGCCGCCGTGCGGTGCGCAAGGCCACCGCGCCGACCGCGTCCGAGGAGGCGGCCGTCGTGGTCGTCCCGTCGGGCCAGGCCGGTGCGGAGGAGCCCGCTGCGGCCGCCGAGTCCGAGGCGGCCGAGGAGGCTCCGGCCAAGAAGACGGTCCGCAAGGCCGCCAAGAAGGCCACGGCGAAGAAGGCCGCGACCAAGAAGACGGCGGCCAAGAAGACCGTGGCGAAGAAGGCGACGGCCAAGAAGGCGACGAAGACCGCCAAGACGGCCGGCGCCGCGAAGAAGTCGGCGGCGAAGAAGACCGCGGCGTCCCCGGCCTCCGCCGCGGCCGACGAGAGCTGA
- a CDS encoding TIGR03936 family radical SAM-associated protein has product MQRIRLRYTKRGRLRFTSHRDFQRAFERALRRAEVPMAYSAGFTPHPRVSYANAAPTGTASEAEYLEIALTAPRDPERLRGLLDESMPTGLDIVDAVEARTPGLADRLTASVWELRLDGVDPAEADRAVAAFDGAETVEVQRQTKNGVRTFDARSAVVRLARVETPGAAADRPSDRPCAILRLVVRHVTPAVRPDDVLSGLRAVADLAPPVPAAVTRLAQGLLDEEIGTVTDPLAPDREADPAAPAASEGAAEAAAAKVPA; this is encoded by the coding sequence GTGCAGCGCATCCGACTGCGCTACACCAAGCGTGGCCGCCTCCGGTTCACCAGCCACCGTGACTTCCAGCGCGCCTTCGAGCGCGCGCTGCGCCGCGCCGAGGTGCCGATGGCGTACTCGGCCGGGTTCACTCCGCACCCCAGAGTGTCCTACGCCAACGCCGCGCCCACCGGCACGGCCAGTGAGGCGGAGTACCTGGAGATCGCGCTCACCGCGCCCCGTGACCCGGAGCGGCTGCGCGGTCTCCTCGACGAGTCGATGCCCACCGGCCTCGACATCGTCGACGCGGTCGAGGCCCGTACCCCGGGACTCGCCGACCGGCTGACGGCCTCCGTCTGGGAACTGCGCCTGGACGGCGTGGACCCGGCCGAGGCGGACCGGGCGGTCGCGGCCTTCGACGGCGCCGAGACCGTCGAGGTGCAGCGCCAGACCAAGAACGGCGTCCGCACGTTCGACGCCCGCTCCGCGGTGGTGCGGCTGGCCCGGGTGGAAACGCCAGGTGCGGCGGCCGATAGGCCGAGCGACCGGCCCTGTGCGATACTGCGGCTGGTTGTTCGGCACGTGACGCCTGCCGTACGACCCGACGACGTCCTGTCCGGTCTCCGCGCCGTGGCCGACCTGGCGCCGCCGGTCCCCGCAGCGGTGACCAGGCTGGCGCAGGGGCTGCTCGATGAAGAGATCGGCACGGTGACCGACCCGCTCGCGCCCGACCGCGAGGCAGACCCGGCCGCCCCGGCCGCTTCAGAAGGGGCCGCCGAAGCCGCCGCCGCGAAGGTGCCTGCTTAG
- a CDS encoding endonuclease/exonuclease/phosphatase family protein, which translates to MRPLALLRRLLAPAATAALLLGTALQGTAAHADTPSTDWPAPRFVSYNVCGAAAGCPTKPGNNTARKNAWRDQIVHAVDHWDADVVMLQEVCYGQYALLRDGLADRSGTPYTAVWGATLSGIGNCTQWGSDQRFGLAMLVKGSAAAVANRTMTMLYNDPAVADEQRGLLCVDAQVRGRTVHACDTHLDWRGKTPEEQTHQIYQKLEPATRTMPVVLGGDFNMTPTAAPLRWLYDSDQGTGPFREVDDTDKDHFAARCAGQSTCRTGENTVDGQCEDTTDAKKIDYIFVSDRHFRDEHGDAAGCSSPPLSDHHLLRGAAAWS; encoded by the coding sequence ATGAGACCCCTCGCCCTCCTGCGCCGCCTGCTGGCGCCCGCGGCAACGGCGGCCCTGCTGCTCGGCACGGCCCTGCAAGGAACCGCCGCCCACGCCGACACCCCGTCCACCGACTGGCCCGCACCGCGCTTCGTCAGCTACAACGTCTGCGGTGCCGCCGCGGGCTGCCCCACCAAACCCGGCAACAACACGGCCAGGAAGAACGCCTGGCGCGACCAGATCGTCCACGCCGTGGACCACTGGGACGCCGACGTGGTCATGCTCCAGGAGGTCTGCTACGGCCAGTACGCCCTGTTGAGGGACGGCCTGGCCGACCGCTCCGGCACCCCCTACACCGCCGTGTGGGGCGCCACCCTCAGCGGTATCGGCAACTGCACCCAGTGGGGCAGCGACCAGCGCTTCGGCCTCGCCATGCTGGTCAAGGGCAGCGCCGCGGCGGTCGCCAACCGGACCATGACGATGCTCTACAACGACCCGGCCGTGGCCGACGAGCAGCGGGGCCTGCTCTGCGTCGACGCACAGGTGCGGGGCCGTACCGTCCACGCCTGCGACACCCACCTCGACTGGCGCGGGAAGACCCCGGAGGAGCAGACGCACCAGATCTACCAGAAGCTGGAACCGGCCACCCGCACCATGCCCGTCGTCCTCGGCGGCGACTTCAACATGACGCCCACCGCCGCACCCCTGCGCTGGCTGTACGACAGCGACCAGGGCACCGGCCCCTTCCGCGAGGTCGACGACACCGACAAGGACCACTTCGCCGCCCGCTGTGCCGGGCAGAGCACCTGCCGCACGGGGGAGAACACCGTGGACGGCCAGTGCGAGGACACCACCGACGCCAAGAAGATCGACTACATCTTCGTGAGCGACCGGCACTTCCGCGACGAGCACGGTGACGCGGCCGGCTGCTCCAGCCCCCCGCTCTCCGACCACCACCTGCTGCGGGGCGCCGCCGCCTGGTCCTGA
- a CDS encoding TIGR03960 family B12-binding radical SAM protein, with amino-acid sequence MTVESVFPQLEALLPHVQKPIQYVGGELNSTVKSWDECDVRWALMYPDAYEVGLPNQGVMILYEVLNERPGVLAERTYSVWPDLEALMREHGVPQFTVDSHRPVKAFDVFGLSFSTELGYTNMLTALDLAGIPLEARDRTVDDPIVVAGGHAAFNPEPIADFIDCAVIGDGEQAVLEITEIVRAWKAEGRPGGREEVLLRLAKTGGVYVPGFYDVEYLPDGRIARVVPNRSGVPWRVSKHTVMDLDEWPYPKQPLVPLAETVHERMSVEIFRGCTRGCRFCQAGMITRPVRERSITGIGEMVEKGLKATGFEEVGLLSLSSADHSEIGDIAKGLADRYTDDKIGLSLPSTRVDAFNVDLADELTRNGRRSGLTFAPEGGSERMRKVINKMVSEDDLIRTVATAYGNGWRQVKLYFMCGLPTETDEDVLQIADMATHVIAKGREVSGSGDIRCTVSIGGFVPKPHTPFQWAPQLSAEETDARLQKLRDKIRGDKKYGRSIGFRYHDGKPGIIEGLLSRGDRRTGAVIRAVYEDGGRFDGWREHFSYDRWMNCAAKALAPYGVDVDWYTTRERSYEEVLPWDHLDSGLDKDWLWEDWQDALDETEVEDCRWTPCFDCGVCPAMDTSIQIGPTGKKLLPLTVKK; translated from the coding sequence ATGACCGTCGAGTCGGTTTTCCCGCAGCTCGAAGCCTTGCTCCCGCATGTGCAGAAGCCGATCCAGTACGTGGGCGGCGAGCTCAACTCCACCGTCAAGAGCTGGGACGAGTGCGACGTCCGCTGGGCGCTCATGTACCCGGACGCGTACGAGGTCGGCCTGCCCAACCAGGGCGTCATGATCCTCTACGAGGTGCTGAACGAGCGGCCGGGCGTCCTCGCCGAGCGCACCTACAGCGTGTGGCCGGACCTGGAGGCGCTGATGCGGGAGCACGGCGTCCCGCAGTTCACCGTGGACAGCCACCGCCCGGTGAAGGCGTTCGACGTGTTCGGCCTGTCCTTCTCCACGGAGCTGGGCTACACCAACATGCTCACCGCCCTCGACCTGGCCGGCATCCCGCTGGAGGCCCGCGACCGCACGGTCGACGACCCGATCGTGGTGGCCGGCGGCCACGCGGCCTTCAACCCCGAGCCGATCGCCGACTTCATCGACTGCGCGGTCATCGGCGACGGCGAGCAGGCGGTCCTGGAGATCACCGAGATCGTCCGCGCCTGGAAGGCCGAGGGGCGCCCCGGGGGCCGGGAGGAGGTGCTGCTGCGCCTGGCGAAGACCGGCGGGGTCTACGTCCCCGGCTTCTATGACGTCGAGTACCTCCCCGACGGCCGGATCGCCCGTGTCGTGCCCAACCGCTCCGGTGTGCCCTGGCGGGTGTCCAAGCACACCGTGATGGACCTGGACGAGTGGCCCTACCCCAAGCAGCCGCTGGTCCCGCTCGCCGAGACGGTGCACGAGCGCATGTCGGTGGAGATCTTCCGCGGCTGCACCCGCGGCTGCCGGTTCTGCCAGGCCGGCATGATCACCCGCCCGGTGCGCGAGCGCTCCATCACCGGCATCGGCGAGATGGTCGAGAAGGGCCTGAAGGCGACCGGCTTCGAGGAGGTCGGCCTGCTCTCCCTGTCCTCCGCGGACCACAGCGAGATCGGCGACATCGCCAAGGGCCTGGCCGACCGCTACACGGACGACAAGATCGGCCTGTCCCTGCCCTCCACCCGCGTGGACGCCTTCAACGTCGACCTCGCCGACGAGCTGACGCGCAACGGCCGCCGCTCCGGTCTGACCTTCGCCCCCGAGGGCGGCTCCGAGCGGATGCGCAAGGTCATCAACAAGATGGTCTCCGAGGACGACCTGATCCGCACGGTCGCCACCGCGTACGGCAACGGCTGGCGCCAGGTCAAGCTGTACTTCATGTGCGGCCTGCCCACCGAGACCGACGAGGACGTGCTCCAGATCGCCGACATGGCGACCCACGTCATCGCCAAGGGCCGCGAGGTCTCCGGCTCGGGCGACATCCGCTGCACGGTCTCCATCGGCGGGTTCGTGCCCAAGCCGCACACCCCCTTCCAGTGGGCGCCGCAGCTGAGCGCCGAGGAGACCGACGCCCGCCTGCAGAAGCTCCGGGACAAGATCCGCGGCGACAAGAAGTACGGCCGCTCCATCGGCTTCCGCTACCACGACGGCAAGCCCGGCATCATCGAGGGCCTGCTCTCCCGCGGCGACCGCCGCACCGGCGCGGTGATCCGCGCGGTCTACGAGGACGGCGGCCGCTTCGACGGCTGGCGCGAGCACTTCTCCTACGACCGCTGGATGAACTGCGCCGCCAAGGCCCTGGCCCCCTACGGCGTCGACGTCGACTGGTACACCACCCGCGAGCGCTCCTACGAGGAGGTCCTGCCCTGGGACCACCTCGACTCCGGCCTCGACAAGGACTGGCTCTGGGAGGACTGGCAGGACGCCCTCGACGAGACCGAGGTCGAGGACTGCCGCTGGACGCCCTGCTTCGACTGCGGCGTGTGCCCGGCGATGGACACCAGCATCCAGATCGGCCCGACGGGCAAGAAGCTGCTGCCGCTGACGGTCAAGAAGTAG